gagttaatgggtagtatagttttgagcttgtaatgatgatttattattgatGATAATGGAAGATGACATGTCCATGGATGTAGCCCTATATTGAGAGGGTGAACTAtgcaaatattattattttttgtgtttgctttatttctttttaatttacacACTTCCGTGATGCACAACAGTATTATATTAATCAGTACATGTCTTTAGAAAAAAGGGAAGTGACTATAACTACTAAAGCTTATATTGGTTTTAATTGAATGACTGAATGTTGTAAAGCACTGTAATTGGATTTTGATGAACAACCATTAGAAAACTTCCAAGTGGTGGTTTTGATAATCTGATTTCATTTCCTGCCTCCTGGACCCCAGAGAAATCTTAGTTATTTTGGACCATACAAGTTTTTTCCTTGAATTGAGCTTCAAGCTTCCTTAATTAATCTCCCTGCATGTATTATTTTATGTTGATTCttaacaattttttaattttctttatagtATTATATTCTCAATTTTGTTGCTTGCATTGGAATTGTGATTGCAAATTGGAGTTTGTAATGTTCGCAAATAGCTACTTCAGTCAGATTGTCTCAGTTACCTATTTGTGGGCCTTATATGGTGATCCAGAAATTAACCACCTGTTATTGCTTTTTTAAATCAAACTTTAGGTGTTTAAATATCTATCGTAGATGAAGCTggcaaaatttttttctaaacttgctgATGTCAACAACATAGATGGTGAAAGGGCTTTGCTTACAACCAATCTGTTGTAAGTTGAGATCTCCTATTGTGTTTCAGGGCGATTTGTTGTCAATATTTATCTTTATCACCAAGCCTTATGAAACCTGGCAATGTAGAACCaaggaaaaagaaaacaaatagaaGAGAACTAATCTTTTGACAGCTCAATATTCTTATTCAATTCATTATGATAATCTAATGACTAGGTTTCTTTCCCTGATCACTATTATTTTCATATGGTGGGGGAAAACAACTCAACCTCAAGTTTTGATGTGTCTAAGCTTGAATTTCATTGAATAAGTAGTTCGACTCTCCTAACACTTTCTCCTCTATGCTTGTGAAGGAATTGATGTTATTGGCATTTGATAATTCTCTTTGCATTGACATTTTTTATGCTTAGAGGAATTTACCCTATATTATATCAGATTTTATTTTAGAGTTCCCTCGCGTgtctacacacacacacacacacacaaaagcaCATGCCCTAAACCTGGCTAGGGGATGATTCAGGCCTTGAACCAGACTGAACCAACCAGGGTTAAACCTGGAGCCAGTCTGATTCAATGGTTCATTTCATTAACCAAAACTGGACCAGCTATAGGGGGCCAGTTTTAGTCCCCCTCTCTCTAAGCCCTTTCGACTTGGTGCAAACTAGATTTGACAAAAAAAGCAACGAATTTAGAGGGCACCGCATAGATCAAACTATTTTCAAACTGTAATTGAAACCATAAATAACTAGAACCGAAATTAAACTGGATCAGAATCAGCTGGAATGTGGCCAACTGGTCTAGTTGCAGTTCATCCCTTGGCTAGGCCCTGAACCACTGGTTACAGTCTGGAACCAACGAGGATTGGACGGGTGGCTAGGTCTGACATGCACGCGCATACAATTGAAGGTGTTTTTGTAACAGTTTTTTGTACATCAACATGTGCTTTCACTTGTGGATGTGTGTGCTTGCGTTACTCTTTAAGTGTGGAAGCTTTTCTTTCTTCTTGTTCTCCAGTACTTGTTTGTTTCCATTCAACTTCTTTGCTTATTGGATGTGAAAATTTCTGCTCACATTGCCTCAAGCACCCGCTGACTTGTTCTTGCTTTAATTATCATGTTACATTTGCAAACTGCAGGAAAATATTAACAGCATTGAAATACTAAGTGCTTagcttttatattaaaattttctttttctttttctttttcttttatcacATGGGCATTTCATATGAAGACAAACCATTACTAATGTATTAGTATTCTATGCTAATTATTCTAGTTAGCAACTTTCAACTGTCTTAACTTCTAAGGAATGTTTCCAAAAGTAACTTCTAGTTCTCCACAATGCATTTGACAGCAATGCTGATAGTTGATGATAGGCACGTCCAAGGCTCAAATACGCAAATTTTAACATTATTTTAGAAAAAGCATGTAAATACTGCTGGAGTAAGTTTTTGATCTGCCATGGCTTGCCTACCATTAAGAGAAGGTCAGATGTTTTTATAAAGCAATTCTTGATTCCATGGGAGACACAGGGAATTAAATCAGAGGGGCAGATGTGTTCATGACTCATTTTTCATTGGCTTATCAATCCCTCAAGACCATAGTTATTAAAAGCCCAAGGCTCACCAAGGCGCTAAGGGTCCTTGAGCCAGGCGCAAGGCGCAAAGTGAGgcgtaaaaataaaaaacaaaattaaaatttaaaaaaatataaatattccaTCAAATTTTAGCTAGCATAAAACTAAACATAATAATAAGTAATAAATATAAGGTAATAATAATTTTGTAATCCAAATAGAATAAAAATCAACTACTCTATTTTAAAAAACTAATATAAAGTGTTACAATTctaaacatattaaaataatggACACTAGTCACACTGGTAATCAAAACCAAAGAAAGTAGTTAACTAGTTACAAAATAACTAGTTAATTACTCTTCAATCTATATCACGAGTAGCATTAGTAATGAAAACTAAATTCAAGTACTAATTATTAAATACAAAATAACTAGTTAACTACTTCTTAATCTATTTCAAGTATAGCATTAGTAATCAAAACTAAAGTACTAATTACTAATTGCAAAATAGCTAGTTTACTACTCTTCAATCTATATCAAAAGTAGTATTAAAATCTTATTCATCTTCCCCTTCAGCTTCGTCCTCTTCATACTCATCTTcttcaaaatcaatatcttcatCTTCTTTACAAGATCTCTCTCCTTTAAGTAAAGGAGTATCAGCTCTAGATGGTGGCTTTCCTTTATGCTTTGACATAGATCTTGAAGCAATTGTAGatgctatatatatattttttttccccAGATCTAGTGTTGTAGGCATCCTCTGCAACTCCAATAGCTTCAACAACCACATTCCAGGTCAAATTGTCACCCTTAAACACAAGTTCATCATTTTCTAACTCTTTCTAACTCAACCATTTATTACTATCATCTATGTCTTTCAATGAAATGGGGTCAAAGTAGCCATGTGCATCATATCGGcaccttaatgcccgattatgctTCACAAACACCAAAACATTCAATATTTGCTGAGCTAgcctatttctttttttttactaTGAATctgtaaaatataataattttaataagtaatttttaaaaaagaataaattaaaagtataattgtaaggAGACATGTTTTATTACTTGCATGCTCAAAGATACTATAATTATGCTCACAACCAAATGCACTACAAGTGAGGCTAAGCACTTTTATTGCAAAATTTCTCAAATCTGAAGTTGAAGCTCCGTGAGCATTCAACCATTAAGCAATTAATAAAATAATGCATATtaattatgattaaaaaaaattgcaaGACAAGATTAAATGCTTATGGTTAAAATTATGTTACCTGGAGATATTGCTGTTCGATTCCTAATTGTTATAGGCATCCCAAATATGCAAGCACTATTTTAATACAAAAGTAGTTGTTTCATGATTTTGTCTTGCTCTTGTTGAGTTGGAATCAACCTTTGTAGAACTGTATATAAACCACTCATAACCTCTTCATCTGTAGCGATCCaagtatttaaataaaaaaaaattcaggatTCAAATAATATTCAGCTGCATGCAAAGGTTGGTGGAGTTGGCTTTCCCATCGTTTATCAATGATCTCAAACACCGTATTGTATTTTTCTTCCTTTTCACCAAATGACTTTGCAATTACTTCTTTAGCCCTATCCATAGCCTCATAAATATATCCCAATGCAGGCCTTTTCTCACTATCAACTAATCGAAGCACATGGACTAATGGACCAAATATCTTTAAGATGTATACCATAATAGTCCAAAACTAGGCATCATCACAATACTAGTCACTTTCTTACCAGCTTGCTCTTTTGCCCACTCACTTGTGATCCATTCCTCTAAAGTAAACATCTTTCTCAAATTGGTCTTGTGCTTATGTATGCATTGAAGGGTGAGAAAAGCCATTACAAATCTTGTGACAGCAGGCCTAATTAGTTCTCTTTCACTAGTGAAGTGTTGTAACATGTTCACCACACCTGGATGAATATAAATATAGCCATTCATTGTCACTGCCATTTTAATTGTGTTATAAAATTTTGGCATTTTCCCAATGTCTTCTAGAATCAAATCTAAGCAATGGGCAGCATAAGGTGTCTAGTACAAGTGTGGATGCTTGACTTGTAACAATTTTCTTAAAAACAAAACGAATATGATAACATAAGTTTTTATTTACTACaatcattaattaaaataaaatttaaataatttaataaaaattaaaactaaaagtTATATGCAAGCACACAGTTGCTAGCATTATTTGTCACCACTTGAACCACATTAGCCTCCCTAACACGCTCCGCAATTCTATCAAGCAGCTCAAACCTCTTCTGACCAGTCTTTGAATACTTTGAACCATCCGCAGACTCAAGGAAAACTGTTACCTTTGGAGAATTCACTACGAAATTAATCAAAATCCTTTGCTTTTTATCTGTCCAACTATTTGCCATTATAGAACAACCATACTTTGCCCATTCTTCTTCATAGGATTTCAATGAATTTTTCACATCAGTAACTTTTTTATTCAATAAGGGAACCCGCAATTCATGGTAACTTGGTGCTTTCAAACCAACACCAAATTGTCTAATAGACTCTAACATCACTTAAAAACTTGGATAATTAGCAACATTGAAAGGAATTGTCGCATCATACATCCATCAAGCTATATCCCTACATTGCCTTTTCTTGCAATTCCTTTGTACATGCCTCATTTGTGGTGGTTTTATTTCAACTTTGCATTTTTCCTATCTTTCTCTGCCCTTTCTGCATTTTGAGCAAAAAATACATCAATAGGACCCTTTGTCCTTGACTTCTTTCTCATATTTGCAACTTTACTACTTCCTTGCTGTGAAACTTCTATGTTTGCACTAATTTCATTTTCGTCTTCATCATCATTCATCCTCTTAACATCTTCAAAATCAGGAAAAGAAGTTTTATCGAAGTCCATAGCTGCAACCTTTTTTAGCATATAGTCTTGTATTTCTTCACGTACATGTGCTGGACACCTTTTACATATGGGGACATTGCGATGTCCCCCAGCCAAATGTTGCTTTGGTCTGTAAATCTCTCCCTTTGTAACTTTATTACAAAAGTTAGAAACAAGATCATTTGTATTTGGTGGCTTGAATAAATGCACATACTTCCAAGCAGGATCTTTTCTATTATTGTCATTTTTATATCTAAGGGCAGCAGAAGATGTTCTGGTGTCCATCTTTTACAACCGAATAAGAAATATCAACTCCCTATATTAATAATATAGCAAGTTTAGCAAAGCAATTTATCACTCACATACAAAGTCACAAACACAAATAATATTTGAAATATTCAAGAAAGAGCATTCAACAAACACCCATTAaactgttttatttatttatgttattacaacaaattaataacttaattatcaATATATTACTTATGTTGCAACAAACACCCATTCACTGTTGTTGTGCTGCATTATcagtaaataatttatttattgtcattttatttatttatgttaatttTCACTTGTCTTTTTGTCTTttcacttatttatttatttatgttaattttatttatttatttattataatttaagatATTAGAAATTAAGGGTTAGTGAGTTGCATGTGACAGGCAATCAATAAATAGAGAATAACAGGGGAAAAATTAAATAGAGAATTGAAAAACAATAGCAAAAAGAAAGCAGGCAAGTAGCTGGTGTCATCAACTAGCAACTTGTGTCATCAAAAAGCACAAAGCAGCTAGTGTCATCAAATAACAAAAATCAActcaaaagaaacaaaaaaaaaaaaagcagcagATGCAACATAGGTGAAACCCTAAATCACTGAAATTTTAGCAGCATAACAggggaaaaattgaaaaaaaaaaagagcatgtTGGAAGTAGTCGTGGCCTGAAAACCAACAAGAATGAAGAAAAGAAGAATAAAGAAAGCAGTAGCCATGGCTTGAGAACCAGCaagaaggaagaaaagaaaatggagaaGACGTCgatgatgagaaagaaaaaaagaaaggaaggaaggaacaagaaatagaagaggaagtaaaaAATAACGATCCCAAATGCAGAGGTTAGCCAAGTTTCTAGAAACTTGTTTTCTTCTTTTTGACTTAttcttttcacttttttttttaaacttctaAAAGGGACTGTTGTCGTGGTGGAGTGGGGTTATTATAAAAGTCCTCTTCATTAAGTAGGCTGCTTGAGACTGTTGAGGCATGCTTGGATGCCCCTTGAGCTTGGGTGCGCCTAGAGCCTAGGCAGTGCCTTCTCAATGTCGCTCACCTGGACTATTTTAAGGCTCAAGCAGCTGAGCCTTCATTGCCCCGCGCCTAGGGCGCGTCTCAGGCACACCTTTAACAACTGTGCTCAAGACTTATCCTATGCTGGCATCTCTGTAATAACAACTATGATTGGTTAAATTACAATCTAGAACTGTATAATGTGAACTTTCTGATCTTTGACTAAAAAGAAGAATAAATCTAATGCTTATGAACTATACTAAATTTCAGCTTGTCTTGTACCTGAATTGGTTTTAAATGTATTTTGTTGTACACAGCATATCTTGTACTTAGCATTTATCCTTTTACAAATATATTTTTGAGATTGCATCTAAACTTTCATTTATTTTgcgaaaatattttatttaaaatttttttttatattttttagcatTTGAAGCATTTAAaggttaataaaaaatatttttctaattaaaaaaaaattaattcattttaaaggAAAATAACTTCTCAAAGagaattattttttaaactttaacaatcttattaaaatgtgaaaatacttataaatacgtaatataaatatataatattagtttgacattataatcaaataataaaaatattcttaaaaaaatattttcttaaaacataatttatattaaaaatattttttatatataaattattttttcatgTGATAAGAAgccttaaaaataaaaaagtttgACGTACGCGTCTTAATGCACCTTTTAATTCTGCGTTGTGAAGAAGTTAAAAATCAAAATATACTGAAAATGGCTTTTTCTTGCCGTCAATTGGGCTTTAGTCCTATTTACCGCTCCCCTTTACTAGTCTTTCAGTTACAAGAAGCCAACTGGCCTTCCTCCCTTTCGGCCCAAGAAAAGccagaaaatgaaaatttccactCAAGTCAATTCACGCACTAATCCTAGACCCTGCCTCTCTAACATTAACCAATCCCTACTTTCCGTGAATTTCACGCGCAATGCTAAAGCGTGAATGCCACAATATTGGAGTCCGCATCAGACGGCCACTCGCCCAATTTAGGAATCGGGGGTTGATGAAGAGGCGAGGTGAGGTGACCCATAAGCCTGATTTAAAAGGCCATTTTGATTCTGGTGATTTAGGACTTTTGGCCCTTTTTGTTTGCCCTCTCTCTCAAACGTCTCTGCTTTTGGTTCCGTGCTCTTAGGGTTTTAAAGAAGGGCTTCTCTCTCTATCCCTTTCACTTTCTCTCTCTAAAGTGATAAAATTCCAGGAAGAGAAGACGAAAGCCCATGGATAGATATACCAGGGTTGAAAAACCAAAGCCTGAATCACCCATAAACGAGAACGAGATCCGTATCACCTCAGGTGGTCCTGTTAGAAACTATATCAGCTATGCTACTTCTCTTCTCCAGGTAcccatttctctctctttttatttaattatttgtgaTAGATGAGTGGGTTTTGCTTTTGGATTTTCATTTCCTTTTTAGGGTACTAttggttttttgttttttttttttttatgggttGTGATCATTAGAATAATGGTTTTGTTGCTTCCTTCCTGATTTTGCTTTGTTTGATTTCTAGGGTTTGAGCACATGCGTCGCTGTGATGGGTTTGAGTATTTTGGGCATTTGCTTATGTTTTATATTATCTGTCGGTGTTCTGAGTTCTATTATTATGGTGTTTTCCATACATTCTTTTAGTGCACTctctgatttttgggttttggtggatACTTCTTGTCCTAGTCCAGGAATAGTTAGTGTTTTCTCTTCTAGGGCATTTTGGTTGAGGATTGGATGTCTCTACTCTCTACAATGGCTGAATCGGTCTTTAGGTTTTCGCTATTTCATTGTGGTATAGCTTTCTTCTTTATAGTTTATACAggagtagtttttttttttcttttctttttttggcaCAGTGCCAAAGGTTTTCGCTGGTGAAGTTGGTTACTCTGATCAGAGGTTACTGCTTTGTTGAGCATTGAGCAGTTCACCCCAAAACACCCCTTCCACCCTATCCCCCAATGCGCGCGCGcgcccacacacacacacacacacacacacacacacacacacacacacacgcacaaaAATGAAAAGGAACCGGCATGGACACATTATGGAAGTGGTGGAGCTTAGGTTATGAGTTAAGTTCTGATGGGAAGCATATTTTTTAAGATATTAGTTTTTGTTTTAGCTTCTCAATTCTTCATGTAAATGTGATAGACATTTATTATCTCCATAATCCTtttgcttttttatttttttgggatGACTTCTTGCCATTATTTTCCTGCAGCAGGTCTCACATGATCATAAATATACAATGGTCCAAATAGTTCTGTTATGTGGTGTTTTGCACATTGCTTTATTCCAATTTGAGGAAATACTGACTTCATATTTTTTTGTGTTGTACACTAGGAGAAACATGTAAGAGAGGTTGTCTTGAAAGCAATGGGACAGGCAATTAGCAAGACAGTATCTATTGCAGAGGGTATAAAGGTTAGTATGCTCTTCAAATTGACATTTCAGAAGGGGGAAAAACGCTGAACATACTGTACATTTTTATCCTAATACAGAGAAGAAATCCTCGTTTGCATCAAGATACTGCCATAAGTTCAGTAAGCATAACTGATGTTTGGGAACCTATTGAAGAGGGCCTTTTACCGTAAGTTATCTAAATTTGTTTTATAATAGTCATATTTCTCGTTATGCATGTGGGTGTGAGAATGTTTTGATATTGTAGTGTAGACATCTGAGTAGTAACGTCTGATGCAGTGTGGAACAGACTCGCCAAGTTTCAATGATCACAATCACCTTGTCCTTCAGAGAGCTAAACAAAAATTCTCCTGGGtaagttaattatatatatatatattgttgttTGCTAAACTAAGATTTGGGAAATAAGATGTGGTGGCTGGCTGTTTCGCCTGGAATTCATAATGAGCACCATGgccttatttttttaatttctcagtGGTCTGTACCAACAAATGCATGTTGTGCTCATTTTTTGAGGTTGCTCTAGTTTGTTACTTTTTGCATTTGGTATGATGGCAAAATCTGTTATCCCTAGGTATCAAGCTCCACATTCTGTGGAACAACCCAAGGAACAGTATCCACAACAGCAGCAGCAACCCAGACAATCACGTGGTCCAAACAATGCTGTTCGTGATGGTAAATTGTGCAACCAGAGGATAATTTACAGTGATTATATCATGCTTTTAGCCTGACAAATTTATGCCTTTTATTTTTAAGATTCATATGCCCGAGGACGTGGTCGTGGTAGAGGGAGAGGGCGAAACTGGGGCAGGGGTGGATATGGGTATGGAAATTATCAGGGAAACTATCAGGGGAATCATCAAGGAAACTATCAAGGTATAAAAATTATGGGTATGAAGTTACAAAATAGTTTTATGATTGCTGATTGTAGATATGTTTTCAAGAATATAACCCTCCTTACTTTAAACTTCTGATAGATAATGGTGGTTATACAAATTGGGGTCGTGGTGGTGGGCGAGGCAGAAGTTGGGGTTATCGTGGTAAGTTTTCTGCTTGAACTACATATTTAAgcaatttttttttgacattggTGTCAGATATTGGGTCTGACATTTTACTTTTTTCATAACATGTTGAATATTTTGGATTTATGCATGCAATAAAAGTGTAGACATAATTCTGCTTGTATATAATGATGCATGAATGCCTTGGACATGTATATATAATTCATGCATATGCTTAATTATGGGCATGCTTCTTATGGTACTGGCCCAGGGGCACTTCCCATGAACAAGAGAACTTTTCCTAAGTTCCAACTTGAAGTTGTTCTTGCACATGCAAATGAAAATGTAAAAATGTTGGGTTGATATTTTGCTAAATGACAGTCATTACTTTTTGTAGGTACTGGGTATGAAAGAGGCAGAGGTGGAGGAGGGGGCAGAGGCTATGGTCGTGGTCGTGGAAGGATGGGTGGTCGTTCAAGGGGTGGTGGTGGCAACCAGGGATAAGTAGGGAATGAGCACTCTTTTTGCTTTAGCTAAATGCTTGCCTTGGCCAGTGGGCTAAATTTTATCCTGGTAGTGGTTTTAGTAGCATGAAATGTGGCTTATCATAATCGATTGTTTTGTGTTTAGTTTTCTCAATCATATGGATGTGGGCAAGGTTGTTCTGTTCATTTTTGCATTTAGCCAATAGCAAGAGGAGGCTTATGATTTATGTAATTTGTTCTACCCTTGTGTTTGCAGTTAGTATGTTCATATTtggttataatattttttattcctTTCTACAAATTCTTTGTGCTTCAACGATGGAACTCTGTTATATGCTTTTGGAACAGCCCTAAAAGATCCTAAACTCGGGTTGTCCTGACGAAGTACAGCAATACATAATGGTAACTGTAGTTGAAACAGGAGAATTAGGGGGCTGAGGACATGATGAAATTTATTCTCAAATAATACGACACTATTCATAGTTAGACTGAGTTTCTCTGGTGATACAATTCGTACGAGGGGGTGATGGGAGAATTCCTTTTCTTTCAaattattgttttcttttgatgTGATCCTGCAACTATTTACATTGGAGTAGGGATTGTGCAGTGTCTACTAGATAACAACAGGAAAGTGCTGGCAGGGAAAGAATTGTTGGCCAAGACCCGTAATTCTTTAACGATCTGTGAAATAGTGATCTTGGAATGAGATTGAAGCAGTAAACAATTGCTTAGATTGTTATCCGTAAAA
This sequence is a window from Hevea brasiliensis isolate MT/VB/25A 57/8 chromosome 10, ASM3005281v1, whole genome shotgun sequence. Protein-coding genes within it:
- the LOC131169314 gene encoding uncharacterized protein LOC131169314; the encoded protein is MLESIRQFGVGLKAPSYHELRVPLLNKKVTDVKNSLKSYEEEWAKYGCSIMANSWTDKKQRILINFVVNSPKVTVFLESADGSKYSKTGQKRFELLDRIAERVREANVVQVVTNNASNCVVNMLQHFTSERELIRPAVTRFVMAFLTLQCIHKHKTNLRKMFTLEEWITSEWAKEQAVDSEKRPALGYIYEAMDRAKEVIAKSFGEKEEKYNTLLELQRMPTTLDLGKKNIYIASTIASRSMSKHKGKPPSRADTPLLKGERSCKEDEDIDFEEDEYEEDEAEGEDE
- the LOC131169315 gene encoding uncharacterized protein LOC131169315 — protein: MDTRTSSAALRYKNDNNRKDPAWKYVHLFKPPNTNDLVSNFCNKVTKGEIYRPKQHLAGGHRNVPICKRCPAHVREEIQDYMLKKVAAMDFDKTSFPDFEDVKRMNDDEDENEISANIEVSQQGSSKVANMRKKSRTKGPIDVFFAQNAERAEKDRKNAKLK
- the LOC110671788 gene encoding uncharacterized protein LOC110671788 isoform X2 yields the protein MDRYTRVEKPKPESPINENEIRITSGGPVRNYISYATSLLQEKHVREVVLKAMGQAISKTVSIAEGIKRRNPRLHQDTAISSVSITDVWEPIEEGLLPVEQTRQVSMITITLSFRELNKNSPGYQAPHSVEQPKEQYPQQQQQPRQSRGPNNAVRDDSYARGRGRGRGRGRNWGRGGYGYGNYQGNYQGNHQGNYQDNGGYTNWGRGGGRGRSWGYRGTGYERGRGGGGGRGYGRGRGRMGGRSRGGGGNQG
- the LOC110671788 gene encoding uncharacterized protein LOC110671788 isoform X1 codes for the protein MDRYTRVEKPKPESPINENEIRITSGGPVRNYISYATSLLQEKHVREVVLKAMGQAISKTVSIAEGIKRRNPRLHQDTAISSVSITDVWEPIEEGLLPVEQTRQVSMITITLSFRELNKNSPGYQAPHSVEQPKEQYPQQQQQPRQSRGPNNAVRDDSYARGRGRGRGRGRNWGRGGYGYGNYQGNYQGNHQGNYQGIKIMDNGGYTNWGRGGGRGRSWGYRGTGYERGRGGGGGRGYGRGRGRMGGRSRGGGGNQG